The Sesamum indicum cultivar Zhongzhi No. 13 linkage group LG6, S_indicum_v1.0, whole genome shotgun sequence genomic interval agttCTGGATATTTTCAGTATAAGTTGTAGCTGCATGTTGCCAATGCTATCTTGAGAGCTTAAGACAGGCAACCATGATAATGACTTGTATagtacaaaatttcaaatgaactGTCGTCAGACATATGATCAGATGTTTCGAGTCCCCTAATCTCATGATCTGAATAATGGGATTTCAGTGAGCAAGGCCAAAATTTGGGCGGGAAATGTCCCCAGAGTTCGATGATATTGGTTAGAGCTCAGTAACTGGTAGCTGGAGTAGCTCTCTTATTCCTTCACATACCTGCAACGAATCTGTTGTCAACAAACTTGCAAACCATCTGAGTGCTTCAAGTTCACAACTCAAGTTACATACTCATATTGAAATTTCAATGTTCTTTTAGCTGACTATTGATTCAATGAGAGCATCTAGTATAGTGTAAGGTTTTCTCTCAagcataaatattaaagatgTTCTTATTGGGTACATATTTTGGATATTGACGTAAACTGGAGGCATGACTAAAGTATGAATAGTGAAAAGGGGAGCGGCAAAATTACCATCTTAATCTGAGCTTTTATTGATGCAATCAGGCTAGTGTACTCTTCTATTTGCCTACACGGAAAAAtggaaatttagttaattgcGTGAAAGTAAATAGCATTATGCCATACGAAAGTAAATATCAGCTTGGCTTATATTATGCTATCGAATAAAAATCCCAGAGTCATTTTTGGATGCAACTGATGCTTCGAAGAAAAGAACATAAGAGAGTAACTACAGCATTTAAGACTGATCCCACCCATAACAGCTTCAAAAATCCTGTTAACCAAAACTAAGACATTACTATCATGAAGCAAGTACTACTTTCTATTGATGCATTCAATCCCCCAGGTCCCTGTTACTACCAAATCCAcctaaaagaaagaataaatacacagggacaaaaaaaaaagaaaagacagaaAGAAATTCAAGCAACATCCCAGGCCTCTTTCAGACTCATGGCCTTCTAAGTATATGGAGAACTCTTAAGTTAATCAAAAGCTAATTAGCACCCACCTACATGCTTAGTCACCTGTTTCTGTTTCAACATAacacatcaatatattttcaagaacttacaaaaaattcatccGATTCCTCCAATATAATTGGATCTTCTCCTGTTAATATATCACAACGAatactaaaaatgaaaacatgatGACAAAATGCATGCACCTATCAAACATGACATTAAAAATGGAAGCCAACTTCAACAGTAGGAAAATGAGGGAAGCAAGTGTTGgatgcttcattttttaataaatggtcAGTGTGGAGAGTTTAAGAGAGGTCCGTGGATGTCATTGGCAAAACAGGACAAGATTGtcaatatcaaatttcatacaACACCAAGGAATTATATcgatttttggacaaaatcAGCTTAGTTATCATCTTCTAATCCTATGCATTCAGAGTCCTTGGGGTTTATCAGTAGACCTACCTGGATAACTTTTCTTCCCTGGCAGCTATGAAGTTTAGAGCTTCAGACCAGGTAAACTCCACATGGAATCCAAGTCCAACATCTACAAATATATGCCGCGTATCTGGCCTGAAAATTTGCAAACACAAGCAACCATATGTAGATTGACATTAACTTCATTCATTCACTTAAAAATCAACAACCTTGGTACAGATCGATTCATGGTCCTTCCACATTTTGCTTAGTATCATACCTTTTAGTCACTCTTTATAAACACGGAAAAAATTCTCCTGaattctcaatatatttattctctgTTACTTCACTTCATTTACAGGTTATTTCTACCAATAAAtcattctaaataaataaattcttgagGTCACAGATTTTCATTCTGGTTATGAGATTTTGGAGTTCATTTAGCAAGTTATGTTGTGAGCTTCTTTACCCGTGAGGCATGAACTAAGTGTAGCACAGGCTTTGTCTTAATAATGGTTAAATAGCCTTCCCTTACAACATTTTAGTGTCCCCTGATCTGGAAAACTTCACAGCAGTGGTTTCATAGAAGCTAAAAAAAActtcaataataaaatgatagtCTAACCATCACTGAGGACATTTAAAGGGGGTATGAAGGCATACACATCAGCTTGCATATAAACTTCAGAACCAAGGTTGACCAGCGTCCTCAGACTGGTAACACTGTTCTTCTCCAAATTTTCAATGTTTCTTCTAAGATCAGAGCTACAAGGAGTCAAGTTAAGAAAAGCAATGCAATTACAATAAAACTTGACAAAACTCTGgagcatacaaaattataaactgTTAGGTTAGCAATGCTATATTCAACTATCTGATTCTGCAGCCTGATTTGAAGCAACAATATACCAAAATAACATATGCGGTAAATCGAACGAAATAGGATACAAAATCTTCTGTTGCTCAAAGACTTTGTCCCTGCGAAATAACTGGAAGAAATCAATCATTTGAatcttttctgaaaaaaatccATTGATACAGGCATTGCCATTGCTGCAATAGTTCTATTCTCCTCCCATCCTCATGACTTTCATAAAGCAGAAGCATGACAAAAACAGCTATTTTTACTGCTGAAAATAAAAGCCTAAAACAGAAACCAGAAGAAAGCAGAAGTGCAGAACCAAGGGCCAGAACTGAAACATGGGTTGAAAAGAAAACTGTGTACGGCGTATGAATCAAATGTAGAATAGCAAACGAATATGACACCTCAAATAGGCCCTAAGGGGATGGCGGGGTGTTTGTTTACCGTTGAGCAATAGCATGCACAAGATCAGGTTTCAAGCGCCGGTCAACGAATTCCTCAAactttctaattttgttttgttttgcgCTATCCATATCACACCAGAACCACCAAGGGGTGTGTTGCCTGCGTGTATGTGTAAATTAGGCTCGGCAGCCAGTTGCGATGTGAGCAGGGGAAAAAATTCAACCGGCGGCGGAGCTTGGGAATATGGTGCCAGCGTTGGGCGGGGTATTTGGTAAGGCACTGATTCCTGGGTTGAACTAGAAGGAAGAAAGGGATGAgttagaagagaagaagagtgAGGAAAAGGGAAGAAATGGAAAGAGAACGTAACCAAAAGAGAGGGAAACAAACAGATTAATTGCAGGTATGTGAAGGAATAAGATAGCCACTCCAGCTACCAGTTACTGAGCTCTAACCAATATTATCGAACACTGGTTATATCTAGGGGTGTAAACGAGCCGAGCTCgaccattttttatttttttttggctcaAGCTCGATGAGCTCTTATTGTTCGAGCTCGATTCATATGTAAtgaactcgagctcgagctcagcAAGCCCGAACTAAACAATTTgctgagctcgagcttgagttCGTAAATgggaaaaatcaaaattcatggGCCAACATAAACGGGAAAAATTGGGGACACGTTCGGAATCAGACATGGGCAAAATAATCTCAAGGGCCAACAGACACAAATGCGAAGATGCAGACtatggtttttttattttgtgaaacaATGATCACTTACAATGACAAAgataatgcattttttttccacattTTAAAGAGTCAAttagagagaaagagagaaataatTGAATGTTAAACTAAACCTCAAAAGTAAGAACCAGCACCCTGCTACCCCTAACCTAATCTTGGCaaataaagtattttcaaTAAGTGCAACCCCTAACTTCATACACAACAGCAAACGGAACCCATACACCACAGCAAACGGCCCCCATCCACAATACTGACAACAACAAACGGTGCCCATACACAAGCCGACGGTGAGACAAAGAATATGAGAAGAAATGGCAAACCTGTTCGGGCTCTCGTCGCCGCTGGTAGATGGATTGGAGCTTGCAATAGTTGGGTTGGGGCTAGGGTTTTAGGATTTAGATTTGGGGAGAACGAAATTGGCGAATGTCGTGAGAATTAAGGAATGGGATTTAGAGTCGTGACTTGTGAGAAAGCAAGAGAATGAGAGAAtgcatattcttttaataaaattaaaaattgttggtgaaatttgaaattcatcatttgtatatttttttaataaaattatattgttataaataaataatattaaatattattatattaattatagaaagtattaaatatatagtataatattttaatttattgttataaattactaactactaattaatttagtagtaatacaattaataaagtattgaaaatattttatatatcacaTTATCAAAATACTTGCATGTTATTTTGTCATAAGACACGCTCAAAATTCAGCCGACTTACGAACTCAACTCGTCACACACCCCTAAATCAAAATAGGAGTAGTTGTATTTGAACAATATGACTACCAAATCCAATCATCAATTAACAATACACATTTCTTCCCGTGCTTGTAGCAGTTTGATCATACTAAATAGAAGTAGATATATACCAGGTTCTATATATATGGCAAGAGGACAGAGACGTTAATGTTGAGTTGATTAGGTTTCCATCACACAGTTCAATTCCAATTatggtaaaagaaaatattctaaaatt includes:
- the LOC105164812 gene encoding protein UXT homolog; this translates as MDSAKQNKIRKFEEFVDRRLKPDLVHAIAQRDKVFEQQKIFSDLRRNIENLEKNSVTSLRTLVNLGSEVYMQADVPDTRHIFVDVGLGFHVEFTWSEALNFIAAREEKLSRQIEEYTSLIASIKAQIKMVCEGIRELLQLPVTEL